From Solidesulfovibrio carbinoliphilus subsp. oakridgensis, the proteins below share one genomic window:
- the purB gene encoding adenylosuccinate lyase, translating to MIDRYTRKAMGELWSLENKFRAWLEVELAVCEAWTELGRIPAEDMAVIREQAGFNVARILEIEEVTRHDVIAFLTAVEEQVGPSARYIHLGCTSSDIVDTANGLLLGRAGDLILAGIDHLLTVIKDLAMRFKGQLMMGRTHGIHAEPLSFGMKMASFYAEFSRHRARVARALSDVKVGKISGAVGGYAHLDPRVESIALARLGLAVDPISTQIVQRDRHAAFFTSLALLAGGVERMATELRHLQRTEVLEAEEGFAKGQKGSSAMPHKKNPISAENICGLSRLVRTNALASMENMPLWHERDISHSSVERVIMPDSTILADYIVARLAGILANLQVNPDNMARNMMASYGLFYSQRVLLALIDAGMERQKAYETVQAVAMACWAGKRSFPDAVRADPAITEKLGSEVLSAIFDPSYYLEHEDLIFSRVFGQAADGAA from the coding sequence ATGATCGACCGTTACACCAGGAAGGCCATGGGCGAACTGTGGTCCCTGGAAAACAAGTTCAGGGCCTGGCTCGAAGTGGAACTGGCCGTGTGCGAGGCCTGGACCGAGCTTGGCCGCATCCCGGCCGAGGACATGGCCGTCATCCGCGAACAGGCCGGCTTCAACGTGGCCCGGATCCTCGAAATCGAGGAAGTGACCCGCCACGACGTCATCGCCTTCCTGACCGCCGTGGAGGAGCAGGTGGGCCCGTCCGCCCGCTACATCCACCTCGGCTGCACCTCCTCCGACATCGTGGACACGGCAAACGGCCTGCTGCTCGGCCGGGCCGGGGACCTGATCCTGGCCGGCATCGACCACCTGCTTACCGTCATCAAGGACCTGGCCATGCGGTTCAAGGGCCAGCTCATGATGGGCCGCACCCACGGCATCCATGCAGAACCCTTGAGCTTCGGCATGAAGATGGCCTCCTTTTACGCCGAGTTCTCCCGCCACCGCGCCCGGGTGGCGAGGGCCCTCTCCGACGTCAAGGTCGGCAAGATCTCGGGCGCGGTTGGCGGCTACGCCCACCTCGACCCCCGGGTCGAATCCATCGCCCTGGCCCGCCTGGGCCTGGCCGTGGACCCCATTTCCACCCAGATCGTGCAGCGCGACCGGCACGCCGCTTTTTTCACCTCCCTGGCCTTGCTCGCCGGCGGGGTGGAGCGGATGGCCACGGAACTGCGCCACCTGCAGCGCACGGAAGTCCTCGAGGCCGAGGAAGGCTTCGCCAAGGGCCAGAAGGGCTCCTCGGCCATGCCGCACAAGAAGAATCCGATTTCGGCCGAGAACATCTGCGGCCTCTCGCGCCTGGTGCGGACCAACGCGCTGGCTTCCATGGAAAACATGCCCCTTTGGCACGAGCGCGACATCTCGCACTCTTCGGTCGAGCGGGTGATCATGCCCGACTCCACCATCCTCGCCGATTACATCGTGGCCCGGCTGGCCGGCATCCTGGCCAACCTGCAGGTCAACCCGGACAACATGGCCCGTAACATGATGGCCTCCTATGGACTTTTCTATTCCCAGCGGGTGCTCCTGGCCCTCATCGACGCGGGCATGGAAAGGCAGAAGGCCTACGAGACGGTCCAGGCCGTGGCCATGGCCTGCTGGGCCGGGAAGAGATCCTTCCCCGACGCGGTCCGCGCCGACCCGGCCATCACGGAAAAGCTGGGCTCCGAGGTCCTTTCCGCCATTTTTGACCCGTCCTACTACCTCGAGCACGAGGACCTGATCTTCTCCCGGGTCTTCGGCCAGGCCGCCGACGGGGCCGCCTGA
- a CDS encoding FmdB family zinc ribbon protein, giving the protein MPLYEYRCPACDRVFEELRRAGDDGPADCPSCSRPSPRIVSLSSFALKGSGFYATDYVKRRPGQFKKDGNGTIKGTEVPVPKLARDPSVPLAATDPDEPEDAGDTPAATAKEGA; this is encoded by the coding sequence ATGCCCTTGTACGAATACCGCTGTCCCGCCTGCGACCGGGTCTTCGAGGAGCTGCGCCGGGCCGGTGACGACGGTCCGGCCGACTGCCCGTCCTGTTCCCGGCCCTCGCCGCGCATCGTTTCCCTGTCGTCGTTTGCCTTGAAGGGCAGCGGCTTTTACGCCACGGACTACGTCAAGCGCCGGCCGGGCCAGTTCAAGAAAGACGGCAACGGCACCATCAAGGGGACCGAGGTCCCGGTGCCAAAGCTCGCCCGCGATCCGTCCGTGCCCCTGGCCGCAACGGACCCGGACGAACCGGAAGACGCGGGTGACACCCCCGCCGCGACCGCCAAGGAGGGCGCATGA